In Candidatus Eremiobacteraceae bacterium, the following proteins share a genomic window:
- a CDS encoding HlyD family efflux transporter periplasmic adaptor subunit produces MTAPRAISLIVILAACAATACSRSDRFPFSGTVVRDSALVGSTVGGRVTSVRVSAGDSVRAGQVLVTFDDADERAAVAAAQAQERQAAANYDDLAAGPLESEISQANAQAAQSLAVYEQALLGTRGRIASARASARSAADAYRQAAAQSALAEKTAQRQTALYAQGAISAQAADEAVAAYRSARAAAAGARARLQDARAQASVVESADVPEQTNAAAQSYQASLAHAATVRAGTRPQTLSAARFALQAAQAQVAAQSARLAQCVVRAPADGAISAIDLRPGDIIAPNVGVATVEERRNPYVRIYVDQADIGRFSLRAKVDVRSDAVSGRTFAGTVEQIDSDAQFTPRDVETPEDRASLTFGVKIRIDDPDGVVRAGTTASVALP; encoded by the coding sequence ATGACCGCACCGCGCGCGATCTCTCTTATCGTCATCCTCGCGGCATGCGCGGCGACGGCATGCAGTCGCAGCGATCGGTTCCCCTTCAGCGGCACGGTTGTCAGAGATTCGGCGCTTGTCGGCAGCACGGTCGGCGGGCGCGTCACCTCGGTTCGTGTCTCGGCCGGCGACAGCGTTCGCGCGGGCCAAGTTCTTGTCACGTTCGACGATGCCGACGAGCGAGCGGCGGTCGCAGCCGCGCAGGCGCAAGAGCGTCAAGCGGCGGCGAACTATGACGATCTCGCCGCCGGCCCGCTCGAAAGCGAAATCTCGCAAGCCAATGCGCAGGCCGCGCAATCGCTCGCAGTGTACGAGCAGGCGTTGCTTGGAACCCGCGGGCGCATCGCTTCGGCCCGCGCGTCGGCGCGCTCGGCGGCCGATGCCTACCGTCAGGCGGCAGCGCAATCCGCCCTCGCGGAGAAAACGGCGCAACGCCAGACCGCGCTGTACGCGCAAGGCGCGATCTCCGCGCAGGCGGCCGACGAGGCTGTCGCAGCGTATCGGTCGGCGCGCGCCGCTGCGGCTGGTGCGCGAGCACGTCTGCAAGACGCGCGCGCGCAAGCGTCGGTCGTCGAAAGCGCTGACGTTCCGGAGCAGACGAATGCTGCCGCACAATCCTATCAGGCGTCGCTCGCGCACGCCGCGACCGTGCGCGCGGGTACCCGACCCCAAACCTTGTCGGCCGCGCGTTTCGCGCTGCAGGCAGCGCAGGCGCAAGTCGCCGCCCAATCCGCGCGCCTGGCGCAGTGCGTCGTTCGGGCGCCGGCCGACGGCGCGATCAGCGCGATCGACCTTCGTCCGGGTGACATCATCGCACCGAACGTCGGTGTCGCGACCGTCGAGGAGCGACGCAACCCGTACGTCCGTATCTATGTCGATCAGGCCGATATCGGGCGTTTTTCGCTCCGCGCCAAAGTCGATGTTCGATCCGACGCCGTGAGTGGACGCACGTTTGCCGGAACGGTCGAGCAAATAGATTCCGACGCGCAGTTCACACCGCGAGACGTGGAGACGCCTGAAGATCGCGCCTCGCTGACGTTCGGCGTCAAAATCCGGATCGACGATCCCGATGGCGTCGTGCGCGCGGGGACGACGGCCAGCGTCGCGTTGCCTTGA
- a CDS encoding sensor domain-containing phosphodiesterase yields the protein MKKTIERTDQSAGARIIHDSGVESYIVTDLQGNITICSPAAASLFGYDSAALVGRKIGAVVEDRGRAVAVIPAAGFMGVGLRKNGDAFGLDAAVVEVNGGGPPMYLWSLRDKASTTIRKDRFDALWRLSIRSDLDPSAQMIAVMEEGRRELGLDFAALGHREDTFFVLDAALPEDKEREPGTRVALRATFSGTVAAAQGTIQLRGEANGRGASIGTTFASGGKEYILTFGANAARANDFSVDDVLYVELLADCVARLATQGERATALTKIAFEDDLTGLPNRAFCIARLKERFAASAHRTDRFGLFLAGLDGLKRVNDINRAVGDAVLVEVAGRLREVAPSADLIARMDGDQFCVLATGSTTADYERQAKAIADALGRPFDVEGHQISITACVGVALYPGDADDREAFEANAREALARAKKAGPGTICFFSAEISANLEARRVLHEALRGALDRQEFVLQYQPLANLSTGSIIGAEGLIRWNHPKRGLVMPNDFIAAAEESGLMIPIGAWVMREACRQCRIWEDEGLDLRVTLNVSAKHFQSPLFVRQMAAAIAQAGVSAAKIGIEITEAVAMQHPGTVQIVLGELRKLGVRIALDDFGTGYSSLAYLKSLPVDIIKIDRSFVGGIPTDNNDASIVRAIIAFALCTGREVHAEGVESLEQARWLQAEGCDSAQGYLFGKAITASSFAGFVKTYNAERAKP from the coding sequence GTGAAAAAGACCATCGAGAGGACCGACCAGTCGGCAGGTGCTCGAATCATTCATGATTCGGGCGTAGAGAGCTATATCGTCACTGATCTGCAGGGCAACATCACCATATGCAGCCCGGCCGCCGCATCGCTGTTCGGCTACGATTCGGCGGCGCTTGTCGGGCGGAAAATAGGCGCGGTCGTCGAGGATCGTGGACGGGCGGTCGCGGTCATACCGGCTGCAGGTTTCATGGGCGTCGGTCTTCGCAAGAACGGCGACGCGTTCGGACTTGACGCGGCAGTCGTCGAGGTCAACGGCGGCGGTCCGCCGATGTATCTCTGGTCCCTGCGTGACAAAGCAAGCACGACGATCCGCAAGGATCGCTTCGACGCACTCTGGCGCTTGAGCATCCGCTCGGATCTCGATCCGAGCGCGCAGATGATCGCAGTGATGGAAGAAGGCCGTCGCGAGCTCGGCTTAGACTTTGCGGCACTCGGTCATAGAGAAGATACGTTTTTCGTCCTCGACGCGGCGCTGCCGGAAGATAAAGAACGCGAACCCGGAACGCGCGTGGCACTACGCGCGACGTTCTCCGGCACGGTCGCCGCGGCTCAGGGCACGATACAGCTTCGCGGCGAGGCGAACGGACGCGGCGCGTCGATCGGCACCACGTTCGCGAGCGGCGGCAAGGAATATATCTTGACGTTCGGCGCCAACGCGGCCCGCGCCAACGACTTCTCGGTCGACGACGTGCTCTACGTCGAGCTCTTGGCCGATTGCGTGGCCCGATTGGCCACGCAGGGTGAACGCGCGACGGCGCTGACCAAGATCGCTTTTGAGGACGACCTCACCGGATTGCCCAATCGCGCGTTCTGCATCGCGCGCCTAAAGGAACGCTTCGCGGCGTCAGCCCATCGCACCGATCGATTCGGACTTTTCCTCGCCGGACTCGACGGCCTGAAGCGCGTGAACGACATCAACCGCGCCGTCGGCGACGCCGTGCTTGTCGAGGTCGCGGGCCGATTGCGCGAGGTCGCGCCGAGCGCCGACTTGATCGCGCGCATGGACGGGGACCAGTTCTGCGTGCTTGCGACAGGCTCCACGACGGCTGACTACGAGCGGCAGGCGAAGGCGATCGCCGACGCGCTTGGCAGGCCGTTCGACGTCGAAGGCCATCAGATTTCGATCACGGCATGCGTGGGGGTCGCGCTCTACCCCGGCGATGCCGACGACCGCGAGGCGTTCGAGGCGAACGCGCGCGAAGCGCTCGCGCGGGCGAAGAAAGCGGGCCCAGGGACGATCTGCTTCTTCAGCGCCGAGATCAGCGCGAATCTGGAAGCGCGGCGCGTCTTGCACGAGGCGCTTCGCGGCGCGCTCGATCGTCAAGAGTTCGTGCTCCAGTATCAGCCTCTCGCCAACCTTTCGACCGGATCTATCATCGGCGCAGAAGGCTTGATCCGATGGAATCATCCGAAACGCGGTCTCGTGATGCCGAACGACTTCATCGCTGCTGCGGAGGAGTCGGGCCTCATGATCCCCATCGGCGCGTGGGTCATGCGAGAGGCATGCCGGCAATGCCGGATCTGGGAGGACGAAGGCCTGGATCTGCGCGTGACGCTCAACGTCTCGGCCAAGCACTTTCAATCGCCGCTCTTCGTCCGTCAGATGGCTGCGGCCATCGCCCAGGCGGGCGTGAGCGCAGCGAAGATCGGCATCGAGATCACCGAGGCGGTGGCGATGCAGCATCCGGGCACCGTGCAGATCGTCTTAGGCGAACTACGCAAGTTGGGCGTGCGGATCGCACTCGATGATTTCGGGACCGGCTACTCGTCGCTCGCGTACTTGAAGAGTCTGCCGGTCGACATCATCAAGATCGACCGCTCTTTTGTGGGCGGGATTCCGACCGACAACAACGATGCCTCGATAGTCCGCGCCATCATCGCGTTCGCGCTGTGCACCGGGCGTGAGGTGCACGCCGAAGGTGTGGAGTCGCTCGAACAGGCGCGCTGGCTGCAAGCCGAAGGCTGCGATTCGGCGCAAGGGTATCTGTTCGGCAAGGCGATCACGGCTTCGAGTTTCGCCGGGTTCGTCAAGACATATAACGCCGAACGCGCGAAACCCTAG
- the mce gene encoding methylmalonyl-CoA epimerase, translating to MDHVALVVADLEEAEKLYALLGFDVRYRERVADQGVDIVGMSAGDATIELLKPIDPKSALERFRGDRRTRLHHVAYRVTDIEAELVRLAQAGIRLIDERPRRGAHGNLIAFIHPSSTGGTLVEVCQPPAT from the coding sequence ATGGACCACGTCGCGCTCGTCGTCGCGGATCTCGAGGAGGCAGAAAAACTTTACGCGCTGCTCGGATTCGATGTTCGCTACCGCGAACGTGTCGCCGATCAGGGCGTGGACATCGTCGGGATGTCCGCGGGAGACGCGACGATCGAATTGCTGAAGCCGATAGATCCAAAGTCGGCGCTCGAACGCTTTCGCGGCGATCGTCGCACGCGGCTGCACCATGTCGCCTACCGCGTCACCGATATCGAAGCAGAACTTGTCCGCCTCGCCCAAGCGGGCATACGGCTGATCGATGAGCGGCCTAGGCGCGGCGCACACGGCAACCTTATCGCATTCATCCACCCCAGCTCGACGGGCGGCACCCTCGTGGAGGTCTGCCAGCCGCCCGCGACCTAG